One genomic segment of Luteimonas galliterrae includes these proteins:
- a CDS encoding YadA family autotransporter adhesin, whose amino-acid sequence MADEDGATESTGGSSTPGTNAVACGNGNIANGEDSVAFGLGNTAGSDPSALRATAVGVNNTAVATDSSAVGYGNVAGGLGSSAFGALNNIKESGQYSTAVGYGNEIDGALNVAVGANHVIQGSQNGSFGEQNTITGHVNTVVGSDNVVEGGSNNIIGTTNQVQGSAITVIGSGTTVTADGGIAVGNFAQVSGTGSMAVGGGSNASANNSVALGTGSIADRANSVSVGAAGAERQITNVAAGTAATDAVNVSQLQSSAADTLDQANTYTDNSSQTTLNQANAYTDQVFQNLTFPGFEDFKNDVNERFNTMDRRINSSGAMATALTMSAVSGAGQNNRNRIGTGVGYQHGQAALAVSYQRLIDEKSTFTIGAALGGHGANTVGMGYGFGW is encoded by the coding sequence ATGGCCGACGAAGACGGCGCTACCGAGAGCACCGGCGGCAGCAGCACGCCAGGCACGAATGCAGTCGCATGCGGCAATGGCAACATCGCCAATGGCGAAGATTCGGTGGCGTTCGGCCTTGGCAATACCGCAGGGTCCGATCCCAGCGCGCTGCGGGCGACCGCGGTCGGCGTCAACAATACCGCTGTCGCGACCGATTCCAGCGCGGTCGGTTACGGCAACGTCGCCGGTGGATTGGGCAGCAGCGCGTTCGGCGCGCTGAACAACATCAAGGAAAGCGGCCAATATTCGACCGCGGTCGGTTACGGCAACGAAATCGATGGCGCATTGAACGTCGCCGTAGGCGCCAATCATGTCATCCAGGGAAGCCAGAACGGCTCCTTCGGCGAACAGAACACCATCACCGGCCACGTCAATACCGTCGTCGGTTCGGACAACGTGGTGGAGGGCGGCAGCAACAACATCATTGGCACCACCAACCAGGTGCAGGGTTCGGCGATCACGGTCATCGGCAGCGGCACTACGGTGACGGCCGACGGCGGCATCGCGGTCGGCAACTTCGCCCAGGTCAGCGGGACCGGCAGCATGGCTGTCGGCGGCGGCAGCAACGCCTCGGCGAACAACAGCGTGGCGTTGGGAACGGGCTCCATTGCCGACCGCGCCAACAGCGTTTCGGTCGGCGCCGCGGGCGCAGAGCGCCAGATCACCAACGTCGCGGCCGGCACCGCCGCCACCGATGCGGTCAACGTGAGCCAACTCCAGAGTAGCGCCGCCGACACCCTCGATCAGGCCAACACCTATACCGACAACAGTTCGCAGACCACGTTGAACCAAGCCAACGCGTATACCGACCAGGTGTTCCAGAACCTGACCTTCCCGGGCTTCGAAGACTTCAAGAATGATGTCAACGAACGCTTCAACACCATGGATCGCCGGATCAATTCCAGCGGCGCCATGGCCACGGCGTTGACCATGTCGGCGGTTTCCGGTGCGGGCCAGAACAATCGCAACCGCATAGGCACCGGCGTCGGCTATCAGCACGGGCAAGCTGCGTTGGCGGTCAGCTATCAGCGTCTGATCGACGAGAAAAGCACGTTCACGATCGGCGCGGCGCTCGGCGGCCACGGCGCCAATACGGTCGGCATGGGCTATGGCTTCGGCTGGTAA
- a CDS encoding serine/threonine-protein kinase gives MDLERWQRLSPLLDALFELEPSERERHLAELRGADPTLAAELEALISLEHGSEDFLLEPVVSMAPSARSGAMVGPYRLELLLGEGGMGQVWQAARADGLYQRRVALKLLRPGLADPNLRLRFTRERQILARLEHPHIARLLDAGISNDSQPYLALEYVEGEPITDYCRNRSVPLESRLALFQQVCEAVSHAHANLIVHRDLKPSNIMVTPGGEVRLLDFGIAKLLDTENKTIERTRTGVRAFTLHYAAPEQVRGEPVTTMTDVYSLGVVLYELLADAKPYRLKRQTDAEWEEAILAHDPQRPSQAVLRNTETATAHDAAGMRRRARALSGDLDNITLKALAKRPEQRYPSVEALSLDLQRHQAGRPVQARAQGMGYRVRKYVHRHRWALATGVVVAAVLLGALAIVAWQAREAVREAARAQAMQDFVIGLFENAGIAAAGQPLNVEALLKAAEEHGGRGLARQPSARAELLGVIARIHISLGNYKQALAVLQRQATMIAALPEAPSGLRLQAATQTGRAQRLLGESRDCIATMQPMLDDARREQVQLASQVSDFYSQLGRCRRAIGEGRTARALFERSMALRGDPLGDDVGVVENMADLAALHSDVGQSREALQAFRDALAQLRAAGGEKHPLAVDILRSIGVLQRELGDPDAAEKTFAEAIALATQQLGMQHPSTLSVRRQLAGVYLDRGRLADAEREFRTVQRLLVARLGPDHPDVAGTWSSIGVVLWERDRVPAALDALRQAIRIWRQPGGAGLLPGGLFNYAMVLHADGSDAEALQALEEARRMRVSQFGAQHSLVGDTDRLIGECLAALGRDVEARLRLNQAVNLLHSGEDRNSVRTLRAELALARLQTRIGELPDAIPQFERIEALTNPSTEYRKLRWRARAYAAEAKCRNNDAVGGRGALDALLQELATALPEGGALPRETAAIRAACP, from the coding sequence ATGGATCTCGAACGCTGGCAACGCCTGTCCCCGCTGCTCGACGCGCTGTTCGAACTCGAACCGTCCGAACGCGAGCGCCACCTGGCCGAATTGCGCGGCGCCGATCCCACGCTCGCCGCCGAACTCGAAGCACTCATCTCGCTGGAACACGGCAGCGAGGATTTCCTGCTCGAACCGGTGGTGTCGATGGCGCCCAGCGCCCGTTCCGGCGCGATGGTGGGACCGTATCGGTTGGAACTTTTGCTCGGCGAAGGCGGCATGGGCCAGGTCTGGCAGGCCGCGCGCGCCGACGGGCTGTATCAGCGCCGCGTAGCGTTGAAGCTGCTGCGCCCCGGGCTGGCCGACCCGAATCTGCGGCTGCGCTTCACCCGCGAACGGCAGATCCTGGCGCGGCTGGAGCATCCGCATATCGCGCGCCTGCTCGACGCGGGCATCAGCAACGACAGCCAACCCTACCTGGCGCTGGAATACGTCGAAGGCGAGCCGATCACCGACTATTGCCGCAACCGTTCGGTGCCGCTGGAGTCGCGCCTGGCGCTGTTCCAACAGGTGTGCGAAGCGGTCAGCCATGCGCACGCCAACCTGATCGTGCACCGCGACCTGAAACCGTCCAACATCATGGTGACGCCGGGCGGCGAAGTGCGCCTGCTCGACTTCGGCATCGCCAAGCTGCTCGACACCGAGAACAAGACCATCGAGCGCACCCGCACCGGCGTGCGCGCGTTCACCCTGCACTACGCGGCGCCCGAACAGGTGCGCGGCGAGCCGGTCACCACGATGACCGACGTGTATTCGCTGGGCGTGGTGCTGTACGAACTGCTGGCCGACGCCAAGCCTTACCGGCTCAAGCGGCAGACCGACGCGGAGTGGGAAGAGGCGATCCTCGCCCACGACCCGCAGCGCCCTTCGCAGGCCGTATTGCGCAATACCGAAACCGCGACCGCGCACGACGCCGCCGGCATGCGCCGACGCGCGCGCGCGCTATCCGGCGATCTGGACAACATCACGTTGAAGGCGCTGGCCAAGCGCCCCGAACAGCGCTACCCGTCGGTCGAAGCGTTGTCGCTGGATCTGCAACGCCACCAGGCCGGCCGGCCCGTGCAAGCGCGCGCGCAAGGCATGGGCTACCGGGTGCGCAAATACGTGCACCGCCACCGTTGGGCGCTGGCCACCGGCGTGGTCGTGGCGGCGGTGCTGCTCGGCGCGCTGGCCATCGTCGCCTGGCAGGCGCGCGAGGCGGTGCGCGAAGCGGCGCGCGCGCAGGCGATGCAGGATTTCGTGATCGGCCTGTTCGAGAACGCCGGCATCGCCGCCGCCGGCCAGCCGCTCAACGTGGAGGCCTTGCTCAAGGCCGCCGAAGAGCACGGCGGCCGTGGCCTGGCGCGTCAGCCCAGCGCGCGCGCCGAACTGCTCGGCGTGATCGCCCGCATCCACATCAGCTTGGGCAATTACAAGCAGGCGCTGGCGGTGCTGCAACGGCAGGCGACGATGATCGCCGCGCTGCCGGAGGCGCCGTCCGGCCTGCGCCTGCAGGCCGCCACCCAGACCGGGCGCGCGCAGCGCCTGCTCGGCGAATCGCGCGACTGCATCGCCACCATGCAACCGATGCTGGACGACGCGCGCCGCGAACAGGTGCAGCTGGCCTCGCAGGTCTCCGATTTCTATTCGCAACTGGGCCGCTGCCGACGCGCCATCGGCGAAGGGCGCACCGCGCGTGCGCTGTTCGAGCGCTCGATGGCTTTGCGCGGCGACCCGCTCGGCGACGACGTCGGCGTCGTCGAGAACATGGCCGACTTGGCCGCGCTGCATTCGGACGTGGGCCAGTCGCGGGAGGCGCTGCAAGCCTTCCGTGATGCGCTGGCGCAATTGCGCGCGGCCGGCGGCGAAAAGCATCCGCTGGCCGTGGACATCCTGCGCAGCATCGGCGTGCTGCAGCGCGAACTGGGCGATCCCGACGCCGCCGAGAAGACCTTCGCCGAAGCGATCGCGCTGGCCACGCAGCAATTGGGCATGCAGCATCCATCGACGCTGTCGGTCCGGCGGCAACTGGCAGGCGTGTATCTGGACCGCGGCCGGCTGGCGGATGCCGAACGCGAATTCCGTACGGTGCAGCGCCTGCTGGTCGCCCGGCTCGGCCCCGACCATCCCGACGTCGCCGGTACCTGGAGTTCGATCGGCGTCGTGCTCTGGGAAAGGGATCGAGTGCCCGCCGCGCTCGACGCGCTGCGCCAGGCGATCCGCATCTGGCGCCAGCCCGGCGGCGCCGGCCTTCTGCCCGGCGGACTGTTCAACTACGCGATGGTGCTGCACGCCGACGGCAGCGATGCCGAGGCGCTGCAGGCGCTGGAGGAAGCGCGCCGGATGCGCGTGTCGCAATTCGGCGCGCAGCATTCGCTGGTCGGCGACACCGACCGCCTGATCGGCGAATGCCTCGCCGCCCTGGGTCGGGATGTCGAAGCGCGGCTGCGCCTGAACCAGGCCGTCAACCTGCTGCACAGCGGCGAGGACCGCAATTCCGTGCGCACCTTGCGCGCCGAACTGGCGCTGGCGCGGCTGCAGACGCGCATCGGCGAACTGCCCGATGCGATACCGCAGTTCGAACGGATCGAAGCGCTGACCAACCCCAGCACCGAATACCGCAAGCTGCGCTGGCGCGCGCGCGCCTACGCGGCCGAGGCCAAGTGCCGCAACAACGACGCCGTGGGCGGACGCGGCGCGCTCGACGCGCTGCTGCAGGAACTCGCCACCGCCCTGCCCGAAGGCGGCGCGCTGCCGCGCGAAACGGCGGCCATCCGCGCCGCTTGCCCGTGA
- a CDS encoding CHAD domain-containing protein produces the protein MVASTVETSPGPVLREYAIAELNTAIAGLAWRGGRVHEGVHRARKALRRTRAALALGGDALGPGARLLDRELKRLNDGLSALRDAQAMVETLDRHVAKRRDTETSALLRRARRAAAAERAACAHAALQDDPALGQRRALLAMFRAALAALPWDTVTIDVVNAAAARSAERIATAHERVHATQDDEDWHRWRRRMRRFSQQLRALKAAGLAFEPPALFDKCLAEQLGVAQDLRLLIEHCGRRSALRKRDRIALRHYAEQALAKQRKRIADVERRGDPDAAAP, from the coding sequence ATGGTTGCTTCTACGGTTGAAACGTCGCCAGGCCCGGTGTTGCGCGAATACGCCATCGCCGAACTGAACACGGCCATCGCCGGACTGGCCTGGCGCGGCGGTCGCGTACATGAAGGCGTGCACCGCGCGCGCAAGGCCTTGCGGCGCACGCGCGCGGCGTTGGCGCTGGGCGGCGATGCGCTCGGTCCGGGCGCGCGGCTGCTGGATCGCGAGCTCAAACGGCTGAACGACGGTTTGTCGGCGCTGCGCGATGCGCAGGCGATGGTGGAAACCCTCGACCGCCACGTCGCCAAGCGCCGCGACACCGAAACGTCGGCGCTTCTGCGGCGCGCGCGCCGCGCCGCTGCGGCCGAACGCGCGGCTTGCGCCCACGCAGCCCTGCAGGACGATCCCGCGCTGGGCCAGCGCCGCGCCTTGTTGGCGATGTTTCGCGCGGCCCTGGCGGCCCTGCCCTGGGATACGGTGACGATCGACGTCGTGAACGCCGCCGCCGCGCGCAGCGCCGAGCGCATCGCCACTGCGCACGAACGGGTGCACGCCACCCAAGACGACGAAGATTGGCATCGCTGGCGCCGCCGCATGCGCCGGTTCTCGCAGCAGCTGCGCGCGCTCAAGGCCGCCGGCTTGGCCTTCGAACCGCCGGCGTTGTTCGACAAGTGCCTGGCCGAGCAGTTGGGCGTCGCACAGGACCTGAGACTGCTGATCGAACACTGCGGCCGCCGCTCGGCCTTGCGCAAGCGCGACCGGATCGCTTTGCGGCATTACGCCGAGCAGGCCCTGGCCAAGCAGCGCAAGCGGATTGCAGACGTGGAGCGCCGCGGGGATCCGGACGCCGCCGCGCCATGA
- a CDS encoding thymidine kinase — MAKLYFYYSAMNAGKTTTLLQSAHNYRERGMRVAIFTPRLDHRAGSGTVASRIGLQAQGIAFERGDDLEALIRADIDAYGKLDCVLVDEAQFLTRAQVWQLSEVVDELAIPALCYGLRTDFRGELFEGSQYLLAWADELTEIKTICHTGKKATMTVRVDEQGRALQAGPQVEIGGNERYVSVSRAEFKKVMRGESTVDGLVPLQPRLPL; from the coding sequence ATGGCCAAGCTGTATTTCTATTATTCGGCGATGAACGCCGGCAAGACCACCACGCTGCTGCAGAGCGCGCACAACTACCGCGAGCGCGGCATGCGGGTGGCGATCTTCACGCCCAGGCTCGACCACCGCGCCGGCAGCGGTACGGTGGCTTCGCGGATCGGCCTGCAGGCGCAGGGCATCGCCTTCGAACGCGGCGACGACCTGGAGGCGCTGATCCGCGCCGACATCGACGCGTATGGAAAACTCGACTGCGTGCTGGTCGACGAAGCGCAGTTCCTGACCCGAGCGCAGGTGTGGCAACTCAGCGAAGTGGTCGACGAACTCGCGATCCCGGCGCTGTGCTACGGCCTGCGCACCGATTTCCGCGGCGAGCTGTTCGAAGGCAGCCAGTACCTGCTGGCCTGGGCCGACGAATTGACCGAGATCAAGACCATCTGCCATACCGGCAAGAAGGCGACGATGACGGTGCGCGTCGACGAACAAGGGCGCGCGCTGCAAGCCGGGCCGCAGGTCGAGATCGGCGGCAACGAGCGCTACGTGTCGGTGTCGCGCGCCGAATTCAAGAAGGTGATGCGCGGCGAAAGCACTGTCGACGGGCTGGTGCCGTTGCAGCCGCGGCTGCCGCTGTAG
- a CDS encoding ECF-type sigma factor codes for MASSNEITLLLDAARDGDRVALDRVLSTLYQELHAMARRQLAGQHGHTLDATALVHEAYLKLIGRREAQFDDRAHFFAYAASAMRSVVVDYARQRLAQKRGGDLHRVTDLPEDVEGGLRLDEEMLGLDTALTRLSAVDQKLAQVVELRYFAGLSELEIAALLKRSERSIRRDWQKARLFLLASLKDD; via the coding sequence ATGGCCAGCAGCAACGAAATCACGCTCCTGCTGGATGCCGCCCGCGACGGCGACCGCGTCGCGCTCGATCGCGTGCTCTCCACGCTCTACCAGGAACTGCACGCCATGGCGCGGCGCCAGCTGGCCGGCCAGCACGGCCATACGCTGGACGCCACCGCGCTGGTGCACGAAGCCTATCTCAAGCTGATCGGCCGCCGCGAGGCGCAGTTCGACGATCGCGCCCATTTCTTCGCCTACGCCGCTTCGGCCATGCGCAGCGTGGTGGTCGATTACGCGCGCCAGCGCCTGGCGCAGAAGCGCGGCGGCGATCTGCACCGCGTCACCGACCTGCCCGAGGACGTGGAAGGCGGCCTGCGCCTGGACGAGGAGATGCTGGGCCTGGACACCGCGCTGACACGCCTGTCCGCCGTGGACCAGAAACTCGCGCAGGTGGTGGAACTGCGTTATTTCGCCGGCCTGTCGGAGCTGGAGATCGCCGCGCTGCTGAAGCGCTCCGAACGCAGCATCCGCCGCGACTGGCAGAAGGCGCGCCTGTTCCTGCTCGCATCGCTGAAAGACGACTAG
- a CDS encoding TlpA family protein disulfide reductase, with protein MMRRWLLAAALLLCAQGAMAAEAALAAPKIGDTPPPLLGKDRDGKTVDLAALRGKVVIVTFWASWCHYCLKELPALNSVQEQSGDRFLKIIAVNVQDEMADYRAMMKQMRDYKLAMTRDKNGDIAAGFGVKSYPNLWMIDPQGRIAGHHVGYGEDSLEAIIDEIKRLLTEELARQQTAAAG; from the coding sequence ATGATGCGACGTTGGCTGCTGGCGGCCGCGCTGCTGCTGTGCGCGCAAGGGGCGATGGCGGCGGAGGCGGCTCTGGCCGCACCGAAGATCGGCGACACGCCGCCGCCGTTGCTGGGCAAGGATCGCGACGGCAAGACGGTCGACCTGGCCGCCTTGCGCGGCAAGGTGGTCATCGTCACGTTCTGGGCCTCCTGGTGCCACTACTGCCTGAAAGAGCTGCCCGCGCTGAACAGCGTGCAAGAGCAGTCGGGCGACCGGTTCCTGAAGATCATCGCGGTCAACGTCCAAGACGAGATGGCCGATTACCGCGCGATGATGAAGCAGATGCGCGACTACAAACTGGCCATGACCCGCGACAAGAACGGGGACATCGCCGCCGGTTTCGGCGTCAAGTCCTATCCGAACCTGTGGATGATCGACCCGCAGGGCCGGATCGCCGGCCATCACGTCGGTTACGGCGAGGATTCGCTGGAAGCGATCATCGACGAGATCAAGCGTCTGCTTACCGAGGAATTGGCCCGTCAGCAGACTGCGGCTGCCGGATAA
- a CDS encoding dihydrofolate reductase family protein, translating into MDRLNISHHHPVYGLKPGAHPSYEPRKRHGHIQMRRLKYHATASVDGFVLDDPRDLERFGAAAMQQHRAIEGSGIAVMGRGTYRAMREYMAKAGHSMTAFVFSRGWRTQDLGVEWISESAQEWVRRIKICPGKDLHLFGGRRLADSLFRAGLIDEVVLRVVPVLQGIGERPLPQIKRDFELVRNASAVYEDGSVALTYRTASDRPVVAAAIGDSELVTPAKADVRL; encoded by the coding sequence ATGGATCGCCTGAACATCTCGCATCACCATCCGGTTTATGGCCTCAAGCCAGGCGCGCATCCCTCGTACGAGCCGCGAAAGCGCCATGGCCATATCCAGATGCGCAGACTGAAGTATCACGCCACCGCCAGTGTCGACGGATTCGTCCTGGACGACCCGCGCGATCTGGAGCGATTCGGCGCCGCGGCGATGCAGCAGCACCGCGCGATCGAAGGCAGCGGCATCGCCGTGATGGGGCGTGGCACCTATCGAGCGATGCGTGAGTACATGGCAAAGGCGGGCCACAGCATGACGGCGTTCGTGTTTTCTCGCGGATGGCGCACGCAGGACCTGGGCGTGGAATGGATTTCGGAAAGCGCGCAGGAATGGGTGCGGCGGATCAAGATCTGTCCCGGCAAGGATCTTCATCTGTTCGGAGGCCGGCGGTTGGCGGATAGCCTCTTCCGAGCCGGCTTGATAGATGAAGTGGTCCTCAGAGTGGTCCCGGTCTTGCAAGGCATCGGGGAAAGGCCATTGCCGCAAATCAAGCGCGACTTCGAACTGGTGCGGAACGCCAGCGCGGTCTACGAAGACGGTTCGGTCGCGCTGACCTACCGGACGGCGTCCGATCGGCCAGTGGTTGCCGCCGCGATCGGCGATAGCGAGCTGGTAACGCCGGCCAAGGCGGATGTGCGGCTGTAA
- a CDS encoding EF-hand domain-containing protein has protein sequence MNATSDYLSRMDADRDGRVSIVEYQDWLSYAFDGMDKNRDGTLSPEEQPSGRGKPITRTEHRDRLAEGFKRQDTNHDGYLNAKELSAPPQ, from the coding sequence GTGAATGCCACGTCCGACTATCTTTCGCGCATGGATGCCGATCGCGACGGCCGCGTGTCGATCGTCGAGTACCAGGACTGGCTGAGCTATGCGTTCGACGGCATGGACAAGAACCGCGACGGTACCTTGTCTCCGGAGGAGCAGCCGAGTGGACGCGGCAAGCCGATCACCCGTACCGAGCACCGCGATCGCTTGGCCGAAGGCTTCAAACGCCAGGATACGAACCATGACGGCTATTTGAACGCGAAGGAGCTGTCTGCGCCGCCGCAATGA
- the mutM gene encoding bifunctional DNA-formamidopyrimidine glycosylase/DNA-(apurinic or apyrimidinic site) lyase: protein MPELPEVETTRRGLAPHVEQRRVKSVLLRRPDLRWPIPPEISERLPGQRIDAVRRRAKYLLLDTDAGSALLHLGMSGSLRVLPGKTAPTTHDHVDIALDSGRVLRFNDPRRFGSLLWQPAGETHELLQGLGPEPLSDEFDGDYLFERSRGRSAPVKTFLMDQRIVVGVGNIYAAEALFAAGISPLRAAGRVSRERYAVLADAVKRILAYAIRRGGTTLRDFLSPDGAPGYFEQELAAYGRGGEPCPRCGRPLKEASLGQRTTVWCGHCQR from the coding sequence ATGCCCGAACTGCCCGAAGTCGAAACCACCCGCCGCGGCCTGGCGCCGCATGTCGAACAGCGGCGCGTAAAATCGGTGCTGCTGCGCCGCCCGGACCTGCGCTGGCCGATTCCGCCCGAGATTTCCGAACGCCTGCCCGGCCAGCGCATCGATGCGGTGCGCCGCCGCGCCAAGTACCTGTTGTTGGATACCGATGCCGGCAGTGCGCTGCTGCATCTGGGCATGTCCGGCAGCCTGCGCGTATTGCCGGGCAAGACCGCGCCCACGACGCACGATCACGTCGATATCGCGCTCGACAGCGGCCGCGTGCTCCGTTTCAACGATCCGCGCCGCTTCGGCTCGCTGCTGTGGCAGCCGGCGGGAGAAACGCACGAACTTCTGCAGGGCCTGGGGCCCGAACCGCTGTCGGACGAATTCGACGGCGACTACCTGTTCGAACGCAGCCGCGGCCGCAGCGCGCCGGTGAAGACCTTCCTGATGGACCAGCGCATCGTGGTGGGCGTGGGCAACATCTACGCCGCCGAAGCCTTGTTCGCCGCAGGCATCTCGCCGCTGCGCGCGGCAGGACGCGTGTCGCGCGAGCGCTATGCCGTGCTGGCCGATGCGGTGAAACGGATCCTGGCCTATGCGATACGGCGCGGCGGCACCACGCTGCGCGATTTCCTGAGCCCGGACGGCGCGCCGGGCTATTTCGAGCAGGAGCTGGCGGCCTACGGCCGTGGCGGCGAGCCCTGCCCTCGCTGCGGCCGGCCGCTCAAGGAGGCGTCCCTGGGACAAAGGACCACGGTCTGGTGCGGCCACTGCCAACGCTGA
- a CDS encoding DesA family fatty acid desaturase: MPASFLDFLAGGLLQFGWGALAIYFLIATQLTIFSVTLYLHRSQAHRGVDFHPVLAHFFRFWTWLTTSMITKEWVAIHRKHHAKCETEEDPHSPMYKGIKTVFWRGVELYREARSQREDIEQYGKGAPNDWIERHLYTPHATMGPTLLLFISFALFGFAGVALWAIQMAWIPFWAAGVVNGLGHWWGYRNFETTDTATNLTPWGVWIGGEELHNNHHAFPSSARFALRKWEFDIGWAAIKGFQAVGLAKVLRVAPALDVRPNINVPDGDTMKALLAHRFQAMTDYQRNVIGPALREEASAAGAKLRALLPRQLRKGLVDDGRWLKPDAREQLQQWVSQRPRIRTLVEHRARLSALLEARSQNAAESLHNLQAWCHEAEASGIRALQEFSARLKGYSLQSVRA; this comes from the coding sequence ATGCCCGCTTCTTTCCTCGACTTCCTCGCCGGCGGCCTGCTCCAGTTCGGCTGGGGCGCCTTGGCCATCTATTTCCTGATCGCCACCCAGCTCACCATTTTCTCGGTGACGCTGTACCTGCACCGCAGCCAGGCGCATCGCGGCGTGGATTTCCATCCGGTGCTGGCCCACTTCTTCCGGTTCTGGACCTGGCTGACCACGTCCATGATCACCAAGGAATGGGTGGCGATCCATCGCAAGCACCACGCCAAGTGCGAGACCGAGGAAGATCCGCACAGCCCGATGTACAAGGGCATCAAGACCGTGTTCTGGCGCGGCGTCGAGCTGTACCGCGAAGCGCGCAGCCAGCGCGAAGACATCGAGCAGTACGGCAAGGGCGCGCCAAACGACTGGATCGAGCGTCACCTGTACACGCCGCATGCGACGATGGGCCCGACCCTGCTGTTGTTCATCAGCTTCGCGCTGTTCGGCTTCGCCGGCGTGGCGTTGTGGGCGATCCAGATGGCGTGGATCCCGTTCTGGGCCGCCGGCGTCGTCAACGGCCTGGGCCACTGGTGGGGCTACCGCAATTTCGAAACGACCGACACCGCCACCAACCTCACCCCGTGGGGCGTGTGGATCGGCGGCGAAGAGCTGCACAACAACCACCACGCCTTCCCGAGCTCGGCGCGCTTCGCGTTGCGCAAGTGGGAGTTCGACATCGGCTGGGCCGCGATCAAGGGTTTCCAGGCGGTGGGTTTGGCCAAGGTGCTTCGCGTAGCGCCCGCGTTGGACGTGCGTCCCAACATCAACGTGCCCGACGGCGACACCATGAAGGCCTTGCTGGCGCACCGCTTCCAGGCCATGACCGATTACCAGCGCAACGTGATCGGACCTGCGCTGCGCGAAGAGGCCAGCGCCGCCGGCGCCAAGCTGCGCGCGCTGTTGCCGCGCCAGCTGCGCAAGGGCCTGGTCGACGACGGCCGCTGGCTCAAGCCCGACGCCCGCGAGCAATTGCAGCAGTGGGTCTCGCAGCGTCCGCGCATCCGTACCCTGGTCGAGCACCGCGCGCGCCTCTCCGCGCTGCTGGAAGCGCGTAGCCAGAACGCCGCCGAATCGCTGCACAACCTGCAGGCCTGGTGCCACGAGGCCGAGGCCAGCGGGATCCGCGCGCTGCAGGAATTCTCGGCGCGCCTGAAGGGCTATTCGCTGCAATCGGTGCGCGCCTGA